From a region of the Tenggerimyces flavus genome:
- a CDS encoding DUF4832 domain-containing protein, whose amino-acid sequence MRRRLFVAAAAVLVLGTGATYAPEYGSGGDHNETRHTYVGTDEIIANPDRGFYHHTETHARVDGTGYAPLDPVKLQEWRQNEQITQILRVFYLERFVGADLDKAYLDQVRADFRTARDNGVKVVVRFAYAQPKDAWPYQPPYGDAPKERVLRHIDQLAPVLRQNADVIAAVQAGFIGLWGEWYYTDHFVADPANPGEVTDADWAARREVVLALLDALPDSRMVQVRTMMMKQRIFNRPTGVEGALTSREAFSERNVARVGHHNDCFLASPDDFGTFLSDPITLDQEYLAQDSRYVPIGGETCTVNPPRSEWASASAEMARYHYSYLNSDYNRDVLGSWGANIDEAKRRLGYRISLRDGEFTDGVRPDRALDVELSLRNDGWASPYNERDVELILRSASRTYAVNLREDPRRWSAGRTVEVEAEICATIPPGRYDLLLNLPAAEHSLATPERNSDYAVRLANADVWEAATGYNDLHHTLTVSRNQPRTGDCDDARRPHRVD is encoded by the coding sequence GTGAGGCGTCGACTCTTCGTAGCCGCAGCGGCCGTCCTCGTTCTCGGGACCGGAGCCACCTACGCTCCGGAGTACGGGTCGGGCGGCGACCACAACGAGACCCGGCACACCTACGTCGGGACGGACGAGATCATCGCCAATCCCGACCGCGGTTTCTACCACCACACCGAGACGCACGCGCGCGTCGACGGGACGGGGTACGCGCCGCTGGATCCGGTGAAGCTCCAAGAGTGGCGGCAGAACGAGCAGATCACCCAGATTCTGCGCGTGTTCTACCTGGAGCGCTTCGTCGGCGCCGATCTCGACAAGGCCTACCTCGACCAGGTCCGCGCGGACTTCCGGACCGCACGCGACAACGGGGTGAAGGTGGTCGTGCGGTTCGCGTACGCGCAGCCGAAGGACGCCTGGCCCTACCAGCCGCCGTACGGCGACGCGCCCAAGGAGCGGGTCCTCCGCCACATCGACCAGCTCGCGCCCGTCCTCCGGCAGAACGCGGACGTGATCGCTGCGGTGCAGGCGGGGTTCATTGGGCTGTGGGGCGAGTGGTACTACACCGACCACTTCGTCGCCGACCCGGCCAACCCCGGCGAGGTCACCGACGCCGACTGGGCCGCGCGCCGCGAGGTCGTGTTGGCGCTGCTCGACGCGCTGCCGGACTCGCGCATGGTGCAGGTGCGCACGATGATGATGAAGCAGCGCATCTTCAACCGTCCCACGGGTGTCGAGGGAGCGCTGACGTCGCGGGAGGCGTTCTCCGAACGGAACGTGGCGCGCGTCGGTCACCACAACGATTGCTTCCTCGCCAGCCCGGACGACTTCGGCACGTTCCTGTCCGACCCGATCACGCTCGACCAGGAGTACCTCGCCCAGGACTCCCGCTACGTGCCGATCGGCGGCGAGACCTGCACCGTCAACCCGCCGCGCTCGGAGTGGGCGTCGGCGTCCGCCGAGATGGCGCGTTACCACTACAGCTACCTGAACTCCGACTACAACAGGGACGTGTTGGGGAGCTGGGGTGCGAACATCGACGAGGCGAAACGCCGCCTGGGTTACCGAATCTCCTTGCGTGATGGGGAGTTCACCGATGGCGTACGGCCCGATCGCGCCTTGGACGTCGAGCTGTCGTTGCGGAACGACGGATGGGCCTCGCCCTACAACGAGCGCGACGTCGAGCTGATCCTGCGGAGCGCGTCGCGTACGTACGCGGTCAACCTGCGCGAAGACCCGCGCCGCTGGTCCGCCGGCAGGACGGTCGAAGTGGAAGCCGAGATCTGCGCCACCATCCCGCCCGGTCGCTACGACCTGCTGCTGAACCTCCCCGCGGCCGAGCACTCCCTCGCCACACCGGAGCGCAACAGCGACTACGCCGTACGGCTGGCGAACGCCGACGTGTGGGAGGCGGCGACCGGCTACAACGACCTCCACCACACGCTGACCGTGAGCCGCAACCAACCCCGGACGGGCGACTGCGACGACGCCCGCCGCCCGCACCGCGTGGACTAG
- the argS gene encoding arginine--tRNA ligase: MTPALLAELIRTVTTDVLVRRGLAIEALPHELAVERPKNPEHGDYSTNVAMRIAKQVGVSPRELAQWIADELGTQDGIQGAEIAGPGFVNVRLATQALGGIVADVLHQQENYGTGTELEGKAVNLEFVSANPTGPLHLGATRWAAVGDALGRVLQARGANVTREYYFNDAGAQIDRFVASLKAAAHHEPAPEDGYVGAYIDEIAQQVLAQDPTARDNDEVLHHRGVGLMFDEIKRSLHEFGTDFDVWFHERTLHDNGAVAKAVERLRQTNALYEHDGAWWLRSTDYGDDKDRPVIKSDGQPAYIAGDIAYYLDKRERGFDLCIYLLGADHHGYIARLRAAAAATGNDPTTVEVLIGQMVNLVKNGLPVRMSKRAGNIVTMDDLVEAVGVDAARYALIRSSVDATLNIDLDLLGKRANDNPVFYVQYAHARLAAIARAADDLGIAPGDRYDLLEHPRESELIRTIGAFPETVAAAAELREPHRVARFLEQLAGAYHRFYDTCRVLPMGDEETTDLHRARLALCHAARQVLANGLGLLGVTAPERM, translated from the coding sequence ATGACTCCCGCGCTGCTTGCCGAACTGATCCGCACGGTGACCACCGACGTGCTGGTCCGACGCGGGCTGGCCATCGAAGCGCTCCCGCATGAGCTGGCCGTCGAGCGGCCGAAGAACCCCGAGCACGGCGACTACTCCACGAACGTCGCCATGCGGATCGCCAAGCAGGTAGGGGTTTCGCCGCGCGAGCTGGCGCAGTGGATCGCCGACGAGCTCGGCACTCAGGACGGCATCCAAGGCGCAGAGATCGCCGGGCCGGGGTTCGTGAACGTACGGCTCGCCACCCAGGCGCTCGGCGGCATCGTCGCCGACGTCCTTCACCAGCAGGAGAACTACGGCACCGGCACAGAGCTCGAAGGCAAGGCCGTCAACCTCGAGTTCGTCTCCGCCAACCCCACCGGCCCACTGCACCTCGGCGCCACCAGGTGGGCCGCGGTCGGCGACGCGCTCGGCCGTGTCCTGCAAGCCCGCGGCGCCAACGTCACCAGGGAGTACTACTTCAACGACGCCGGCGCGCAGATCGACCGGTTCGTCGCCTCCCTCAAGGCCGCCGCCCATCACGAGCCGGCACCCGAGGACGGCTACGTCGGCGCCTACATCGACGAGATCGCCCAACAGGTCCTGGCCCAAGACCCCACCGCACGCGACAACGACGAAGTCCTCCACCATCGCGGCGTCGGCCTCATGTTCGACGAGATCAAGCGCTCACTGCACGAGTTCGGCACCGACTTCGACGTCTGGTTCCACGAACGTACGCTGCACGACAACGGCGCCGTCGCCAAGGCCGTCGAACGTCTCCGGCAGACCAACGCTCTCTACGAGCACGACGGCGCGTGGTGGCTGAGATCGACCGACTACGGCGACGACAAGGACCGCCCGGTCATCAAGTCCGACGGCCAGCCCGCCTACATCGCCGGCGACATCGCGTACTACCTCGACAAGCGCGAGCGCGGGTTCGACCTCTGCATCTACCTGCTCGGTGCCGATCACCACGGCTACATCGCCCGGCTCCGCGCGGCAGCGGCCGCGACTGGCAACGATCCCACCACAGTCGAGGTGCTGATCGGCCAAATGGTCAACCTTGTCAAGAACGGCTTGCCGGTCCGAATGAGCAAGCGGGCTGGCAACATCGTCACGATGGACGACCTCGTCGAAGCGGTCGGCGTCGATGCGGCACGGTACGCGCTGATCCGTTCCTCGGTCGACGCGACGCTGAACATCGACCTCGACCTGCTCGGGAAGAGGGCCAACGACAATCCCGTCTTCTACGTCCAGTACGCCCACGCCAGACTCGCCGCGATCGCGCGCGCCGCCGACGACCTCGGCATCGCGCCGGGCGACCGGTACGACCTCCTCGAGCACCCGCGCGAGAGCGAGCTGATCCGTACGATCGGCGCCTTCCCCGAGACCGTCGCGGCCGCCGCCGAGCTCCGGGAACCGCACCGGGTGGCGCGCTTCCTCGAGCAGCTCGCCGGCGCGTACCACCGGTTCTACGACACCTGCCGCGTCCTCCCGATGGGCGACGAGGAGACCACCGACCTGCACCGCGCCCGCCTCGCCCTCTGCCACGCGGCACGGCAGGTCCTCGCGAACGGTCTCGGTCTGCTCGGCGTCACGGCTCCCGAACGCATGTAG
- a CDS encoding serine hydrolase domain-containing protein: MTPTQTLTEFVSATAKRFEIPGVAVGIWADGQASYASHGVTSLENPLPVDQDTLFLIGSVSKTFTSTVIMRLAAEGKVDLEAPVRQYVPDAKLPDDSITIAQLLNHTSGLDWGVLVDTGEGDDALARYVEAMGDLGQIAPPGTRASYSQGGYNLLGRVIENVTGLTYEKAVATIATEPLGLRNTHFLRDDVMTRRFSVGHNPADDGSPAVARPWRFGRGDNPGGGLASSVADLLTWARSHLDGDEQLRRMRQPTVELRASALGDALGLCWFLRTVDGVGLAGHGGSSNGQFAELLLVPERNIAIVTVSNAAPNGIPFNQAVVRWALETYVGVIERDPEPLAYDDARAREIAGTYANDAMQVVLATDGAQLTLAVDILPEIRAAADQELPPGYDAEPVGLLPDDEFLILGGAMQGQRGYFTRDDSGAIVGGDLAGRIFRRVG; the protein is encoded by the coding sequence ATGACCCCTACACAGACCCTCACCGAGTTCGTCTCCGCCACCGCGAAGCGGTTCGAGATCCCCGGCGTGGCCGTCGGCATCTGGGCCGACGGCCAGGCGTCGTACGCATCCCACGGCGTCACCAGCCTCGAGAACCCGCTGCCGGTCGACCAGGACACACTGTTCCTGATCGGCTCCGTCTCCAAGACGTTCACCTCGACCGTGATCATGCGCCTCGCCGCCGAGGGCAAGGTCGACCTGGAGGCGCCGGTCCGCCAGTACGTGCCCGACGCGAAGCTGCCCGACGACAGCATCACGATCGCCCAGCTGCTCAACCACACCTCCGGCCTCGACTGGGGCGTCCTCGTCGACACCGGCGAGGGCGACGACGCGCTGGCCCGCTACGTCGAAGCCATGGGCGACCTCGGCCAGATCGCGCCGCCCGGCACGCGCGCCTCGTACAGCCAGGGCGGCTACAACCTGCTCGGCCGCGTGATCGAGAACGTCACCGGCCTGACGTACGAGAAGGCCGTCGCCACGATCGCGACCGAACCGCTCGGGCTGCGCAACACGCACTTCCTGCGCGATGACGTGATGACGCGGCGGTTCTCGGTCGGCCACAACCCCGCCGACGACGGCTCGCCGGCGGTCGCGCGGCCATGGCGGTTCGGGCGCGGCGACAACCCGGGCGGCGGGCTCGCGTCGTCGGTCGCCGACCTGCTGACCTGGGCGCGGTCGCACCTCGACGGCGACGAGCAGCTGCGCCGGATGCGGCAGCCGACCGTGGAGCTGCGCGCGAGTGCGCTCGGCGACGCGCTCGGGCTCTGCTGGTTCCTGCGTACCGTCGACGGGGTCGGCTTGGCCGGCCACGGCGGGTCGTCGAACGGGCAGTTCGCCGAGCTGCTGCTCGTTCCCGAGCGGAACATCGCGATCGTCACGGTGTCGAACGCCGCGCCGAACGGCATCCCGTTCAACCAGGCGGTCGTGCGCTGGGCACTCGAGACGTACGTTGGCGTGATCGAGCGCGACCCCGAGCCGCTGGCGTACGACGACGCGCGAGCGCGGGAGATCGCGGGCACGTACGCGAACGACGCCATGCAGGTCGTCCTCGCCACCGACGGCGCGCAGCTCACGCTGGCCGTCGACATCCTCCCGGAGATCCGCGCGGCCGCCGACCAGGAGCTGCCGCCGGGGTACGACGCGGAGCCCGTCGGCCTGCTGCCCGACGACGAGTTCCTGATCCTCGGCGGCGCTATGCAGGGACAGCGCGGCTACTTCACCCGCGACGACAGCGGCGCGATCGTCGGTGGCGACCTCGCCGGCCGGATCTTCCGCCGCGTCGGATGA
- a CDS encoding YciI family protein, with amino-acid sequence MKYQLTIWHGDDHWESPQEIGEWPEHKVWYDDLVARGITRGGARLRPEATTKVQVRNGETLVSDGPYAETKDFVGGFMVIEVEHLDEAIEVAAGHPFAKWGTVEVRPVWE; translated from the coding sequence GTGAAGTATCAACTGACGATTTGGCACGGCGACGACCACTGGGAGTCGCCGCAGGAGATCGGCGAGTGGCCGGAGCACAAGGTCTGGTACGACGACCTGGTGGCGCGTGGCATCACCCGAGGCGGCGCGCGGCTGCGCCCCGAGGCGACGACGAAGGTGCAGGTCCGCAACGGCGAGACGCTGGTCTCTGACGGGCCGTACGCCGAGACCAAGGATTTCGTCGGCGGGTTCATGGTGATCGAGGTCGAGCACCTGGACGAGGCGATCGAGGTCGCGGCGGGACACCCGTTCGCGAAGTGGGGCACGGTCGAGGTCCGACCGGTCTGGGAATGA
- a CDS encoding aldo/keto reductase, with the protein MTTYRPLGRTGISLTPFTLGTMLFGNDVDADNAARQLDLALDAGINSIDTADVYGRGASEELLGELLGKSGRRDRIVLASKAFVPMDDSDPNSGGSSRRHLIQACEDSLRRLNVDHLDLFYVHRPTTQVPIDETLRALDDLVRAGKIRYVGTSSFAAWQLLESLWAAKEHHLNRPVVEQSPYSLLDRRVERELLPMAATYGIGFTVWSPLAGGVLTGKYRAGASPTGARLARGSENEWDVKHFNPSADAVVDAVVALAADKGCTPAQLSLAWVLEQEAVSSVVLGARTPEQLTEQLGALEVKLSDDELTLLDRIAPPGRATVPYYLDDSWADFRPHRHRW; encoded by the coding sequence ATGACCACCTACCGACCCCTGGGCCGAACGGGGATCTCGCTGACCCCGTTCACACTTGGCACCATGCTGTTCGGCAACGACGTCGACGCCGACAATGCCGCACGACAGCTGGACCTCGCGCTCGACGCGGGCATCAACTCGATCGACACCGCGGACGTCTACGGACGCGGCGCGAGCGAGGAGCTGCTCGGCGAGCTGCTCGGCAAGTCCGGCCGCCGCGATCGCATTGTCCTTGCCAGCAAGGCGTTCGTCCCGATGGACGATAGCGATCCGAACTCGGGCGGCAGCTCGCGGCGCCATCTCATCCAGGCTTGCGAGGACTCGCTGCGGCGCCTGAACGTCGACCATCTCGACCTCTTCTACGTGCACCGCCCGACCACGCAGGTGCCGATCGACGAGACCCTGCGCGCGCTCGATGACCTCGTCCGCGCCGGCAAGATCCGCTACGTCGGCACGAGCAGCTTCGCGGCCTGGCAGCTGCTCGAGTCGCTGTGGGCGGCGAAGGAGCACCATCTCAACCGGCCGGTCGTCGAGCAGTCGCCGTACTCGCTGCTCGACCGCAGGGTCGAACGCGAGCTGCTCCCGATGGCCGCGACGTACGGCATCGGCTTCACCGTCTGGTCGCCACTCGCCGGCGGCGTGCTCACCGGCAAGTACCGCGCCGGCGCCTCGCCGACCGGCGCGAGACTCGCGCGCGGCAGCGAGAACGAATGGGACGTCAAGCACTTCAACCCCAGCGCGGACGCGGTGGTCGACGCGGTCGTCGCGCTGGCCGCCGACAAGGGTTGCACCCCCGCACAGCTCAGCCTGGCTTGGGTGTTGGAGCAGGAGGCGGTGTCGAGCGTGGTCCTCGGCGCGCGGACGCCGGAGCAGCTGACCGAGCAGCTCGGCGCCCTCGAGGTCAAGCTGTCCGACGACGAGCTGACGCTGCTCGACCGGATCGCACCGCCCGGCCGGGCGACCGTTCCGTACTACCTCGACGACAGCTGGGCGGACTTCCGGCCCCACCGGCACCGCTGGTAG
- a CDS encoding RNA polymerase sigma factor — protein MSLDTSDTSDASDVEAAVAAAFQSEWGQVVATLIRVTGDWDLAEDSAADAFTTALERWKRDGIPRNPGAWLTTTARNRATDRIRHAARGTEKLRDLALLERDASGEVAEPDEVHDDRLRLIFTCCHPALPFDARIALTLRTLTGLTTAEIARAFLVPEPTMYQRLTRAKRKIREANIPYRVPPPHLLQERLSSVLAVVYLLFNEGYSATTGADLIRQNLSGEAIRLARLLVQLLPEPESLGLLALMLLHDARRSTRVDDDGALVTLERQDRSRWDRARIAEGLSHLRATPGPYQLQAAIAAVHAIAPTVEATDWAQIVALYDDLLHYTPSPVVRLNRAVAVAMADGPAAGLKLVDELVASGELDGYHLLPATRADLLRRQGASAAAAEAYREAIALAATDAERAYLTARLDEL, from the coding sequence ATGAGCCTCGACACCTCCGACACGTCCGATGCCTCCGACGTCGAGGCGGCGGTCGCGGCGGCGTTCCAGAGCGAGTGGGGTCAGGTCGTCGCGACGCTCATCCGCGTCACCGGCGACTGGGACCTGGCCGAGGACAGCGCGGCCGACGCGTTCACGACCGCTTTGGAACGCTGGAAGCGCGACGGCATCCCGCGCAACCCCGGTGCCTGGCTGACGACGACCGCGCGCAATCGCGCGACGGACCGGATCCGGCACGCGGCCAGGGGTACGGAGAAGCTGCGCGACCTCGCTCTGCTCGAGCGCGACGCGTCCGGCGAGGTCGCCGAGCCGGACGAGGTGCACGACGACCGGCTCCGGCTGATCTTCACGTGCTGCCACCCGGCGTTGCCGTTCGACGCGCGGATCGCGTTGACGCTGCGGACGTTGACCGGTCTGACGACCGCGGAGATCGCACGCGCGTTCCTCGTCCCCGAGCCGACGATGTACCAGCGGCTCACCCGCGCGAAGCGGAAGATCCGCGAGGCGAACATCCCGTACCGCGTGCCGCCTCCGCACCTGTTGCAGGAGCGGCTGTCGTCGGTGCTCGCCGTGGTGTATCTGCTGTTCAACGAGGGATACTCGGCGACGACGGGTGCGGACCTGATCCGGCAGAACCTCAGTGGTGAAGCGATTCGCCTTGCCCGCTTGCTCGTTCAGCTGCTTCCCGAGCCGGAGTCGTTGGGGCTGCTGGCGTTGATGCTGCTGCACGACGCCCGCCGTTCGACGCGGGTCGACGACGACGGCGCGTTGGTGACGTTGGAACGGCAGGACCGCTCGCGCTGGGACCGGGCGCGGATCGCGGAGGGGCTGTCGCACCTGCGCGCGACGCCCGGCCCGTACCAGCTGCAGGCCGCGATCGCCGCGGTGCACGCGATCGCACCGACCGTCGAGGCGACGGACTGGGCGCAGATCGTGGCGCTGTACGACGACCTGCTGCACTACACGCCGTCGCCGGTCGTGCGGCTCAACCGGGCGGTGGCCGTCGCGATGGCGGACGGTCCCGCAGCGGGGTTGAAGCTGGTCGACGAACTCGTCGCGTCGGGTGAGCTCGACGGCTACCACCTGCTGCCGGCGACGCGCGCCGACCTGCTGCGCCGGCAGGGCGCTTCGGCCGCCGCGGCGGAGGCCTACCGCGAGGCGATCGCGCTCGCTGCCACCGATGCGGAACGCGCCTACCTGACGGCTCGCCTCGACGAGCTCTGA
- a CDS encoding MerR family transcriptional regulator gives MITIGQVADYAGVTIKAVRHYHRRGLLAEPPRDSSGYRRYTAEDAIQLVKIRTLAQAGVPLARIKELLAAGPERFAAAITEIDQSLRERAAEIRRTRQRIAQLSAGDQLFVSAEVNAFLDDLRALGVSERMIRMERDGWILMQSVSPKDAAVWIADKRDIFGNPEFREVYLEYDAAFSWSPDDPRLRPLAERTVRVLGEQGTSTPIDDLTVARLVASTALPSPAWDRLDELAKELHLS, from the coding sequence ATGATCACCATCGGTCAGGTCGCCGACTACGCGGGCGTCACGATCAAGGCCGTCCGGCACTACCACCGGCGCGGGCTGCTCGCCGAGCCGCCGCGGGACTCCTCCGGCTACCGGCGGTACACCGCCGAGGACGCGATCCAGCTGGTCAAGATCAGGACGCTCGCGCAGGCCGGCGTGCCGCTCGCGCGGATCAAGGAACTGCTCGCCGCAGGCCCTGAACGGTTCGCCGCGGCCATCACCGAGATCGACCAGTCGCTGCGGGAACGGGCCGCCGAGATCCGTCGTACGCGGCAACGGATCGCCCAGCTCAGCGCCGGCGACCAGCTGTTCGTGTCGGCCGAGGTCAACGCCTTCCTCGACGACCTGCGTGCCCTCGGGGTCAGCGAGCGGATGATCCGGATGGAGCGCGACGGCTGGATCCTGATGCAGTCGGTCTCGCCGAAGGACGCGGCAGTGTGGATCGCGGACAAGCGGGACATCTTCGGCAACCCGGAGTTCCGGGAGGTCTACCTCGAGTACGACGCCGCGTTCTCCTGGTCGCCGGACGACCCGCGGCTTCGGCCGCTGGCCGAACGGACGGTGCGGGTGCTGGGGGAGCAGGGGACGAGTACTCCGATCGACGACCTCACCGTCGCCCGGCTCGTCGCGTCGACCGCGCTGCCGTCCCCGGCGTGGGACCGGCTCGACGAGCTCGCCAAGGAGCTCCACCTGTCGTGA
- a CDS encoding HNH endonuclease signature motif containing protein, translating to MESTTCSNTTGTADGVSAWSMTDDQLTTALLDNATQLNQLQGRQLELIREADSRNLAVSAGAANTAQWVAGVLRVPTAEAGAMVKLASHLDTELPATAQALADGHLSVGHARVISRVVQMLPSHISTPELRSQVEATLLKNAATFDPKVLGKVGNHLLTVVAPDLADQVLELKLKQEEASAERDRFLRMTFDTTSGTWRVTARLPKLVGERLKLVLDPLAAPQPGSDGRDTRLPEQRNVDALDEACRRLLAEKLVPSHGGNPTQLVVTLTQTGGRTLHTGIELSRKLVDQLMCEADRTYLVKPEDQPGRVSLLTDAQQRLFQGKLRRLLELRDGGCAFPGCDRPPGWCHAHHVTPWSKGGSTTRDNGVLLCGYHHRLIHQGAWQVRIALDGLPEFLPPDWIDPQRRPLRNHRLTPAA from the coding sequence ATGGAATCGACCACCTGCTCGAACACCACCGGCACCGCCGATGGTGTATCGGCGTGGTCGATGACCGATGACCAACTCACCACCGCACTCCTCGACAACGCCACCCAGCTGAACCAGCTTCAAGGCCGCCAGCTCGAGCTCATCCGCGAGGCCGACTCCCGGAACCTCGCCGTGTCGGCGGGTGCGGCGAACACCGCGCAGTGGGTTGCCGGCGTCCTTCGGGTCCCGACTGCTGAGGCCGGTGCGATGGTGAAGCTGGCCAGCCACCTCGACACCGAGCTGCCCGCCACCGCGCAAGCGTTAGCTGACGGCCACCTATCGGTGGGCCATGCCCGGGTGATCTCCCGCGTGGTGCAGATGCTGCCCTCCCACATTTCGACACCCGAGCTGCGGTCCCAAGTTGAAGCCACTCTGCTGAAGAATGCCGCCACCTTCGACCCCAAGGTCTTGGGCAAGGTCGGGAACCATCTGTTGACGGTCGTCGCCCCGGATCTTGCCGACCAGGTCCTGGAACTGAAGCTCAAACAAGAAGAAGCCAGCGCCGAACGGGACCGGTTCCTCCGCATGACCTTCGACACCACGTCAGGGACATGGCGGGTCACCGCCCGACTCCCCAAACTCGTCGGAGAACGCCTCAAACTCGTCCTCGACCCGCTCGCCGCACCCCAGCCCGGATCCGACGGCCGCGATACCCGCCTCCCCGAACAGCGCAACGTCGACGCCCTCGACGAGGCCTGCCGCCGGTTGTTGGCCGAGAAACTGGTTCCGTCCCACGGTGGGAACCCCACCCAACTCGTCGTCACCCTCACCCAGACTGGCGGGCGGACCCTGCACACCGGGATCGAACTGTCCCGCAAACTCGTCGACCAGCTCATGTGCGAAGCGGACCGCACCTACTTGGTGAAGCCCGAGGACCAGCCCGGTCGGGTCAGTCTTCTGACCGATGCCCAGCAGCGGCTGTTCCAAGGCAAGCTGCGCCGCTTGCTCGAGCTTCGCGACGGTGGGTGTGCGTTCCCTGGCTGTGATCGGCCCCCCGGTTGGTGTCACGCCCACCACGTCACTCCGTGGAGCAAGGGTGGATCCACCACCCGGGACAACGGGGTCCTGCTCTGCGGGTATCACCACCGCCTCATCCACCAAGGCGCCTGGCAAGTCCGCATCGCACTCGACGGATTACCCGAGTTCTTACCCCCGGACTGGATCGACCCCCAGCGTCGACCACTCCGCAACCACCGCCTCACCCCGGCCGCCTAA